The bacterium sequence AACCGCCGTCCGCCGAACTGAGGCCCGGCCAACTCGACACCGATAGCCTTCCGCCTTATGAGGTGCTCGATCAGGTGCTCGCCGCCTACATCGAGGAGGACCGCTCCATCGACGCCATAGTGGATGCCGGGTTCGACCGGGACATCGTCACCCGGGTCGCGGCCATGGTGGATCGCAACGAGTACAAGCGGCGCCAATCCCCACCGGGAGTGAAGATAACCCCCAAGGCGTTCGGGCGTGACCGTCGCCTACCGATCACCAACGGATGGCGGGGTGGTTGACCAGGTCCTTGCCCGGTGTGGCAGGGTCCGGGGAGTTCGAGTCACCGGAGTGTGTCAATACCGCGCCGGACGGGGTTAGCCTTTGGGCGGAAGGCGATCAAGGACTGATGCGATGATGGCTGCTCGAAGGGCCGTACCGTTTATCGCGGTTGTCCTGGCGCTCGCGGCATGCGGCGGGGATGACTCGACGTCCGAGACCACATCGGCTCCGACCGGCGCATCTCCTACCACCACCAGTACCGCGGTAATCGAAATGGTGGAGTCTGGCGCCGACACCTCGGCTACCGCTGCCTCTATAGCAGAGGACGCTGTCGAGCCCGAGGGTGATGGAGATTCGCAAAAGGAGGGGGCGGACACCACCCTGCCACCGGCCATTCCACCGTACGAGGTGATACACCGTCTCATAGCGAATGATCGCACCACCCTCGTGATCCTGGTCGAGCCCGGCGCTTATACCACCGTCCAGTTGGAGAACCTGGTCTACGACGTGGTGGACACGTATTCCCCCAACACTGCCATCGTCGTGGACGACCGGGCGGCCGCCGATTTGGCCATCAAGGACGATCTCACCCCCGAGGAGCAGTCGACCCTCGACGCCCGGACGTTCCTGAGGATCGAGAACGGAGTGGACGTGACGTTCCACGGTCCTTATGCCGATGCCGGCGGCATGACAGTCGGCAGCTAATTCTAGTTGCTAGTTGCTAGTTGCTAGTTGCTAGTTGCTAGTTATAACTTATGTAACAACTAGAAACTAGAGACGAGAAACTAGCGAAGCAGTAGGGTGGCGACCATGAGGAACCCGCCGAACCCGACTACATCGGTGACCAGCGTCAGGAAGATGTTCGAGGCCAGTGCCGGGTCCAGTCCCAACTTGCGAAGCAACAGAGGGATACCCGTGCCGGACAACGTTCCTATGACAAGGTTGACGACAGTTGCTATTCCCATGGTGACGGCGAAGTTCACCGTTCCGCCGAACACCAGCCCGACAGTTCCGGCGAGCAGACCGACCGGTATGGAGTTGATCACGCCGATGGCAACCTGATTCATCAGCACGCGCCCTGCCCGACTCGGCGTGACGCCGTCAATCGCCATCGACCGGATAACCACGGCCAGGCTTTGTGCCCCGGCGTTGCCGCCCATCAGCGCCACCACCGGCATGAGCGCGGCCAGTACCGGGCCGATGTCGTCGATCACCGCGGACTGCCGCTCGATGACCAGCGCCACCACCAGGGCCATGGCAAGATTCACCAACATCCACGGAAGGCGCATGCCGGCCGCTCGTGCTACGGGCGTGAAGACCGTCTCCTCGGGCCCGGCGCCCATCGCGGCGGCGAAGTCCTCCGAGGCCTCGGCCTGGACCGACTCCACTACTGCCTCGTGGGTGACCATGCCCAGCAGGACGCCCGAGTGATCGACCACCGGCAGTCCGAACAGGCCGTAGCGCTGCGCCAGCTCGGAGACCTCTTCCCGATCTGTGTCAGGACGTACGGCGACCGGTTGGTGCACCATGGTCTCGTCGAGTCCCACCCCGGGCCGCGCGAACACCAGGTCCCGGAACGACACCACGCCGACCAGCAGGCGCCGATGATCGACCACGTAGACATAGGAGAGGTCCTCGATCTGGTCGTGGAGCTGGCGGAGACGCTCGATGGCTTCCCCCGCGGTCATCCCCACCTGCAGGAATGCCAAGTCAGTCGTCATCAGCCCGCCCGCCGAGTCAGGAGCGTGCTGGAGGAGAGCGAGCAACTCGTGGGAGATCCCGGGATCGAGGCCGGCCAGTACCTGCTCCCGGTTCTTCTCGTCCAGCTGGCCGAGCAGGTCGGCCGCCATGTCGGCATCCATGGCCGCGACGAGATCCGAAGTTCGGGCCGGGTTGAGCCCTTCGAGAACATCAACGCCCAACTCGGGGCGCATCTCGTTGAGGATTCCGGCTGCGTCAGCGACATCGAGGTCGGAGAGCAGGTCGGTAGCCGCGTCGGTGTCCAGTTCCTCGAGGATGTCTGCCGCGTCATGGGGGTCGGCGCCGGCCAGTTCCTGCCACTCGGCGGTATGGGTATCCAGGTACTGCTCGACCTCGTCCGGCTGGACCCGGGCCGTGCTCCGCAACCGCTGGGCGAGTTCCCTTGGCCGGGGCAGCTTTATTCGCATCAGCTTGTCTCCACCGGGGTCGGATCCTGCTGCCGGAGCATGATGGGGACCGCTAGGAGGGTGCTGGAAGAGGCGGGGATTGGTTGGCCCGCGATCCCTTGACCGGGGGGTTCATTTGAGGCCGTCGGGTGAACTGGACATCATTCAGTACACTCCCCGGGTCAGCCCTCGTAGGGTCGGACCGCGAGCACCGTGACTTTGAACTTGCCGCCTGGCGCTTCGTAGGCGACGTCATCGCCCGCTACTGCACCCACCAAGGCGGTACCCAGGGGACCCTCGGGCGAAGCCAGCAGGAAGCCGGGAACCCGGTTTTCGGGAATGGCTACCAGATAGTCCTCCTCGTACCCGTCTTCGTCCACCAGCGTGACGATCGATCCGATCTGCACGGTGCCGTCGCTCGAGGCCTCGCCGACGGTGGAATTGTCGAGTAGATGCCGGAGCTTTCGGATCCGCGCTTCCATGAGGCCCTGCTCGGTCTTGGCGGCGTCATAGTCGGCGTTTTCCCGGATGTCCCCGTGTGACCTCGCCTCGGCCAGGCGCTCGGCGATCTGGGTACGCCCCACGGTGGTGAGCATGCCGTATTCTTCTTCTAGTTTCCGGTACGCGGCAGGGGTCAGCCAGGTCTCAGGGGTGCTCATGCGGCCAGGATACCCGTTGG is a genomic window containing:
- the mgtE gene encoding magnesium transporter produces the protein MRIKLPRPRELAQRLRSTARVQPDEVEQYLDTHTAEWQELAGADPHDAADILEELDTDAATDLLSDLDVADAAGILNEMRPELGVDVLEGLNPARTSDLVAAMDADMAADLLGQLDEKNREQVLAGLDPGISHELLALLQHAPDSAGGLMTTDLAFLQVGMTAGEAIERLRQLHDQIEDLSYVYVVDHRRLLVGVVSFRDLVFARPGVGLDETMVHQPVAVRPDTDREEVSELAQRYGLFGLPVVDHSGVLLGMVTHEAVVESVQAEASEDFAAAMGAGPEETVFTPVARAAGMRLPWMLVNLAMALVVALVIERQSAVIDDIGPVLAALMPVVALMGGNAGAQSLAVVIRSMAIDGVTPSRAGRVLMNQVAIGVINSIPVGLLAGTVGLVFGGTVNFAVTMGIATVVNLVIGTLSGTGIPLLLRKLGLDPALASNIFLTLVTDVVGFGGFLMVATLLLR
- a CDS encoding transcription elongation factor GreA, which gives rise to MSTPETWLTPAAYRKLEEEYGMLTTVGRTQIAERLAEARSHGDIRENADYDAAKTEQGLMEARIRKLRHLLDNSTVGEASSDGTVQIGSIVTLVDEDGYEEDYLVAIPENRVPGFLLASPEGPLGTALVGAVAGDDVAYEAPGGKFKVTVLAVRPYEG